A region from the Kribbella shirazensis genome encodes:
- a CDS encoding GNAT family N-acetyltransferase → MKWTGPDGFEADDNAERVDIDVVRGFLSTSYWAAGIPREVVERSIAGSLNLGVYAADGAMVAFARMVTDRATFAWLADVFVLESHRGHGLGKFVVSTLLEHPELKGIRRFMLATADAHELYRSYGFTEEEPGRLMTIRREATELYRTR, encoded by the coding sequence ATGAAATGGACCGGGCCCGACGGCTTCGAGGCGGACGACAACGCCGAGCGCGTCGACATCGACGTGGTGCGGGGCTTCCTGAGTACGTCGTACTGGGCGGCCGGCATCCCGCGTGAGGTGGTGGAGCGCTCGATCGCCGGCTCGCTGAACCTGGGCGTGTACGCCGCCGACGGGGCGATGGTCGCGTTCGCGCGGATGGTGACCGACCGCGCCACGTTCGCCTGGCTGGCGGACGTGTTCGTGCTGGAGTCGCACCGCGGTCACGGGCTCGGCAAGTTCGTCGTGTCGACCCTGCTCGAACACCCGGAGCTGAAGGGCATTCGCCGCTTCATGCTGGCCACCGCGGACGCGCACGAGCTCTACCGCTCGTACGGCTTCACCGAGGAGGAGCCGGGTCGCCTGATGACGATCCGCCGCGAGGCGACCGAGCTGTACAGGACGCGGTAG
- a CDS encoding GNAT family N-acetyltransferase: MRPAIRAARAEDLPELVALDEVCFGSEAWSAGAWVDEFERLSEDRVILVADEGRVVGYAVLLVPPVLEDVVEVLRVAVTPAERRTGIGGQLMVMALDRCAGRTVLLEVAASNESAIGLYRGFGFGEISRRRGYYGGGEDAVIMRWREET; encoded by the coding sequence GTGAGACCTGCCATCCGGGCGGCACGTGCCGAGGATCTGCCGGAACTGGTCGCGCTGGACGAGGTGTGCTTCGGATCGGAGGCTTGGAGCGCGGGTGCTTGGGTCGACGAGTTCGAGCGGCTCTCCGAGGACCGGGTGATCCTGGTTGCGGACGAAGGACGGGTCGTCGGGTACGCCGTTCTGCTCGTGCCCCCCGTGCTGGAGGACGTGGTCGAGGTACTGCGGGTCGCGGTGACTCCGGCTGAGCGGCGGACCGGGATCGGTGGGCAACTGATGGTGATGGCCCTGGATCGTTGTGCGGGACGGACGGTCCTCCTGGAGGTTGCTGCGAGCAACGAATCGGCGATCGGGCTGTACCGGGGCTTCGGCTTCGGGGAGATCAGCCGACGGCGTGGGTACTACGGCGGCGGCGAGGATGCGGTGATCATGCGGTGGCGGGAGGAAACGTGA
- the tsaB gene encoding tRNA (adenosine(37)-N6)-threonylcarbamoyltransferase complex dimerization subunit type 1 TsaB, whose amino-acid sequence MLLAFDTSSAAVTVALATPGGEIVASSTTVDALRHGELLAPAIADALRTAGVTPRDLTRIAVGVGPGPFTGLRVGLVTARTMGEVLGIEVAGVCSLDVLARQSSLTLPVAVATDARRKEIYWALYDGPAADGSRRRLEGPAVDKPAEVAHVLSGLPVIGRGAVLYADALGVTVDDVTEYPSADVLATGVATGTLEVVAPEPLYLRRPDVTMSSGPKSVL is encoded by the coding sequence ATGCTGCTTGCCTTCGACACCTCGAGTGCCGCTGTCACCGTCGCGCTGGCGACGCCGGGCGGGGAGATCGTCGCCTCGTCGACGACCGTGGACGCGTTGCGCCACGGCGAACTCCTCGCGCCCGCGATCGCGGACGCGCTGCGGACCGCGGGCGTCACACCCCGCGACCTGACGCGGATCGCGGTCGGCGTCGGCCCCGGTCCGTTCACCGGACTGCGCGTCGGGCTGGTCACCGCACGCACGATGGGCGAGGTCCTGGGGATCGAGGTCGCAGGTGTGTGCAGCCTCGACGTCCTCGCCCGGCAGTCGTCGCTGACGTTGCCGGTCGCGGTCGCCACGGACGCGCGCCGCAAGGAGATCTACTGGGCGCTGTACGACGGCCCGGCCGCGGACGGCAGCCGCCGCCGGCTGGAGGGCCCCGCGGTGGACAAGCCCGCCGAGGTCGCCCACGTGCTGTCCGGTCTGCCCGTGATCGGCCGCGGTGCGGTTCTGTACGCCGACGCGTTGGGCGTGACCGTCGACGACGTCACGGAGTACCCGTCGGCCGACGTACTGGCGACTGGCGTGGCGACAGGGACGCTCGAGGTGGTGGCGCCCGAGCCGCTGTACCTGCGCCGGCCGGACGTGACCATGTCCAGCGGGCCGAAGAGCGTCCTGTGA
- a CDS encoding helix-turn-helix transcriptional regulator: MGSAGDILAPRFVGRDREAATLREALARSEPVVLLIEGEAGIGKTRLVQEVLRSDPRTRLLVSCPPYSQPFTLAAVVDALRAAVDDVRRLSLSPLTGALRPVFPEWTGHLPPSPEPLDDSAAARHRLFRALAELIDAVGVSLLVVEDAQWADPATIDLLLYLQTRPVAKLSLLITCRTPDLARLRLVPGTIRIRLDGLTVGETATLVSSMLAEPPVSEAFAGFLRAGTDGVPLALEETVRLMHARADLTRRDGAWVRRHLDQIMVPARIRDGVLERLAHLDGPARAVVRAAAVVGEPVTVDGLVAITGLARELAYDGVTSALGVQLLEERGAGVAFRHALVRQAVYGEIPAHERRVAHRTAGELLEASDPDRFAQLAEHFRAARDLPRWRRYAEQAADAALAAGDETTAVGYLFDLAVGAGLNGAELARISAKITYSAVVGEDRYEALIGCLRRALDACGSEPSEVRGALRFQLARALGNSGDFAQSRRELELAVPDLAHDRTTSMRAMLMLGLPHGMRWPVARHLGWLRRARSLADLDDPAEGTRFLVDHTVGLLGLGEPSGWRQLRLVPDAVTDPRQRDDLARGNINLSDAAMLWGRHRVARRMLDRAAALAEGRGYVRIMDLIRLNRLRLDWHIGAWDGLADRAAELAGNQDIPANTRVEALLVALWLDHAAGRELTRLDEAVRGVWQFAPTSLTAEVAALSALAPLTAGSPDEAVRITDPALEVIRTKQLWLWATELVPVRVAALVAAGRHDEASELTAAFARGIPARHARSSEAAVATCAAFVAEGNGDLERAGTAFLDAARAWNRLPRPYAGLLMRERAARCALAAGRTEAALAQLADVFDRLAAMDARFDATRVLHVLTEYGVKRSRPWWGGRKGYGDQLSPRELEVVRLVAEGRSNREVAEALFRSPHTVSSQLSSALRKLGLSSRHEIPAAAREAGLL, encoded by the coding sequence ATGGGCTCGGCCGGCGACATCCTCGCGCCCAGGTTCGTGGGCCGGGACCGCGAGGCGGCGACGCTCCGGGAGGCACTGGCGCGGTCCGAACCGGTGGTGCTGCTGATTGAGGGGGAAGCCGGGATCGGCAAGACCCGGCTGGTTCAGGAGGTCCTCCGTTCGGACCCGCGGACCAGGCTGCTGGTCAGCTGTCCGCCGTACAGCCAGCCGTTCACGCTGGCCGCCGTCGTGGACGCGTTGCGGGCCGCGGTGGACGACGTCCGCCGGCTGTCACTGAGCCCCCTGACCGGGGCTCTGCGACCGGTCTTCCCGGAGTGGACCGGGCATCTCCCGCCAAGCCCGGAGCCGTTGGACGATTCGGCGGCGGCGCGGCACCGCCTGTTCCGGGCGCTGGCCGAGCTGATCGATGCCGTCGGTGTCTCGCTGCTGGTCGTCGAGGACGCGCAGTGGGCCGACCCCGCGACGATCGATCTGCTGCTCTATCTGCAGACCCGCCCGGTAGCCAAGCTGTCCCTGCTGATCACCTGCCGGACGCCTGATCTCGCGCGCCTGCGTCTGGTTCCCGGCACGATCCGAATCCGGCTCGACGGCCTGACTGTTGGCGAGACGGCGACCTTGGTGTCGTCGATGCTCGCCGAACCGCCGGTCTCCGAAGCCTTCGCCGGCTTCCTCCGTGCCGGAACCGACGGCGTACCGCTGGCCTTGGAGGAGACCGTGCGGCTGATGCACGCCCGCGCCGACCTCACCCGGCGGGACGGCGCGTGGGTCCGGCGTCACCTGGACCAGATCATGGTTCCGGCCCGGATTCGCGACGGCGTGCTGGAACGGCTCGCGCATCTCGACGGGCCGGCCCGGGCTGTGGTCCGTGCAGCGGCCGTCGTGGGCGAGCCGGTCACCGTGGACGGGCTCGTCGCGATCACCGGCCTGGCCAGGGAGCTTGCCTACGACGGCGTGACCTCGGCGCTCGGCGTCCAACTGCTGGAGGAGCGCGGTGCCGGGGTGGCGTTCCGGCACGCGCTCGTCCGGCAGGCGGTGTACGGCGAGATTCCGGCGCACGAGCGGCGCGTCGCGCACCGGACGGCGGGTGAACTGCTGGAGGCGAGCGATCCGGACCGGTTCGCGCAGCTGGCCGAACACTTCCGGGCGGCGCGTGACCTGCCGCGCTGGCGCCGGTACGCCGAGCAGGCCGCGGATGCCGCGCTGGCGGCCGGGGACGAGACCACGGCCGTCGGCTACCTGTTCGATCTGGCCGTCGGGGCCGGACTGAACGGCGCCGAGCTGGCCCGGATCTCCGCGAAGATCACCTACAGCGCCGTGGTCGGTGAGGATCGCTACGAGGCCCTGATCGGCTGCCTGCGCCGCGCGCTGGACGCTTGCGGCAGCGAGCCGTCCGAGGTACGCGGCGCGCTGCGTTTCCAGCTTGCCCGGGCGCTCGGCAACTCCGGTGACTTCGCGCAGTCGCGGCGGGAACTGGAACTCGCCGTACCGGATCTGGCCCACGACCGGACCACGTCGATGCGGGCGATGCTGATGCTCGGACTGCCGCACGGGATGCGGTGGCCGGTGGCGCGGCACCTGGGCTGGCTGCGGCGCGCCCGGTCGCTGGCCGATCTCGACGATCCGGCCGAAGGGACGCGCTTCCTGGTCGATCACACCGTCGGACTGCTCGGTCTCGGCGAGCCGTCCGGCTGGCGACAGCTCCGGCTTGTCCCGGACGCGGTCACCGATCCACGGCAACGCGACGATCTCGCCCGCGGCAACATCAACCTGAGCGACGCGGCGATGTTGTGGGGACGGCACCGGGTCGCGCGCCGGATGCTGGACCGGGCCGCCGCGCTGGCCGAAGGTCGCGGCTATGTGCGGATCATGGACCTGATCCGGTTGAACCGTCTCCGGCTCGACTGGCACATCGGTGCCTGGGACGGGTTGGCGGACCGTGCCGCGGAGCTCGCCGGGAACCAGGACATCCCGGCGAACACCCGGGTGGAAGCACTGCTTGTCGCACTCTGGCTGGACCATGCCGCCGGTCGTGAGCTGACCCGGCTCGACGAGGCCGTCCGGGGTGTCTGGCAGTTCGCTCCGACCTCCTTGACGGCGGAGGTCGCCGCCTTGTCCGCCCTGGCGCCGTTGACGGCCGGCAGCCCGGACGAGGCGGTGCGGATCACGGATCCCGCGCTGGAGGTCATCCGGACGAAGCAACTGTGGTTGTGGGCGACCGAACTCGTCCCGGTCCGCGTCGCCGCACTGGTGGCCGCGGGCCGTCACGACGAGGCATCCGAACTCACGGCTGCCTTCGCACGCGGGATACCGGCCCGTCACGCACGCAGTTCGGAAGCCGCGGTCGCGACCTGCGCGGCGTTCGTGGCCGAGGGCAACGGTGACCTCGAACGCGCCGGTACGGCGTTCCTCGACGCCGCGCGGGCGTGGAACCGGCTGCCGCGCCCGTACGCCGGCCTGCTGATGCGCGAACGCGCCGCCCGCTGTGCTCTCGCCGCCGGGCGGACCGAAGCCGCTTTGGCGCAGCTCGCGGACGTCTTCGACCGGCTCGCGGCGATGGATGCCCGTTTCGACGCGACACGGGTCCTCCACGTGCTGACGGAGTACGGCGTCAAGCGCAGCCGGCCGTGGTGGGGCGGCCGGAAGGGCTACGGCGATCAGCTCTCGCCTCGTGAGCTCGAGGTCGTCCGCCTGGTCGCCGAGGGCCGGTCGAACCGGGAGGTCGCCGAGGCCCTGTTCCGGTCGCCGCACACGGTGTCGTCCCAGCTGTCCTCGGCGCTGCGCAAGCTCGGCCTGAGCTCACGTCACGAGATCCCGGCCGCGGCCCGCGAGGCCGGGCTGCTCTAG
- the tsaD gene encoding tRNA (adenosine(37)-N6)-threonylcarbamoyltransferase complex transferase subunit TsaD codes for MTTEPLILGIETSCDETGVGIVRGQTLLADAIASSVEEHARFGGVVPEVASRAHLEAMVPTIRRACETAGIQPSDVDAVAVTSGPGLAGALLVGVAAAKGLALSLDKPIYGVNHLAAHVAVDTLEHGDLPKGCVAMLVSGGHSSLLAVEDITEGVVPMGSTIDDAAGEAFDKVARVLGLPFPGGPWIDKAARDGGDRLYVTFPRGLTSQRDLERHRFDFSFSGLKTAVARWVEAKRRDGEDVPVNHVAAAFQEAVCDVLTRKAIDACKDRGFEHLLIGGGVAANSRLRAMAEERAAAAGIAVRVPRPGLCTDNGAMVAALGSELVRAGKSPSPLDLPADSSMPITEVLN; via the coding sequence GTGACAACAGAGCCCCTGATTCTGGGGATCGAGACGTCGTGTGACGAGACCGGGGTCGGGATCGTGCGCGGGCAGACGCTGCTCGCCGACGCGATCGCGTCCAGCGTCGAGGAGCACGCCCGGTTCGGCGGTGTGGTGCCCGAGGTGGCCAGCCGTGCGCACCTCGAGGCGATGGTGCCGACGATCCGCCGCGCCTGCGAGACGGCCGGGATCCAGCCGTCCGACGTGGACGCGGTCGCGGTGACGAGCGGTCCCGGTCTGGCCGGTGCGCTGCTGGTCGGGGTCGCGGCGGCGAAGGGCCTCGCGTTGTCGCTGGACAAGCCGATCTACGGTGTGAACCACCTGGCGGCGCACGTCGCGGTGGACACCTTGGAGCACGGTGACCTGCCGAAGGGCTGCGTCGCGATGCTGGTGTCCGGCGGGCACTCGTCGCTGCTCGCGGTCGAGGACATCACCGAGGGCGTCGTACCGATGGGAAGCACGATCGACGACGCGGCCGGGGAGGCGTTCGACAAGGTCGCGCGCGTGCTCGGCCTGCCGTTCCCGGGCGGTCCGTGGATCGACAAGGCGGCTCGGGACGGCGGCGACCGGCTGTACGTCACGTTCCCGCGCGGGCTGACGTCGCAGCGGGACCTCGAGCGGCACCGGTTCGACTTCTCGTTCTCCGGGCTGAAGACGGCTGTCGCGCGCTGGGTCGAGGCGAAGCGGCGCGACGGCGAGGACGTGCCGGTGAACCACGTCGCGGCGGCCTTCCAGGAGGCGGTCTGCGACGTACTGACCCGCAAGGCGATCGACGCGTGCAAGGACCGCGGTTTCGAGCACCTGCTGATCGGCGGCGGCGTCGCGGCGAACTCCCGGCTGCGGGCGATGGCCGAGGAGCGCGCCGCCGCAGCCGGGATCGCCGTCCGGGTGCCGCGCCCCGGGCTGTGCACGGACAACGGCGCGATGGTCGCAGCCCTCGGTTCGGAACTCGTCCGCGCCGGCAAGTCCCCGTCCCCGCTGGACCTTCCGGCCGACTCCTCGATGCCGATCACGGAGGTACTCAACTGA
- a CDS encoding S8 family serine peptidase, translated as MALTAAMAGVPSATAASGTGPAPAPARPEKIAPALQKKFAADSTEPQDFWITFGPAADISAAAGIADWTERGRYVVDRLTQASKTAQAAARAILDKAHADYTSYWVSNAIRVRHGDYALAQKLTGAPEVRALVAPASYHQAEPVRTTAAAEAAGPEWGVRDIKADQVWEKYGVRGDGIVIASIDSGTELSHPALVNQYRGTNPDGTFSNDYNWLDTSGASQFPADRQGHGTHTMGTMVGDDGGPNQVGVAPGARWIEANGCCASDETLLRASQWMLAPTKQDGSAPDPSKRPNIVNNSWGSTEPSNDPFLEDIQQAWAASGIFGVWSNGNEGPECNTAGTPGSRTLNYAVGAYSESGAIADFSSRGPGQDGDIKPNLAAPGDLVRSSYLDGRYALMSGTSMAAPHVSGAVALLLSAHPELIGDVARIRQLLDQTARDVDDTRCGGTAADNSVYGEGRLDALALVEAVDSGASGAITGKVTNSVGTPLAGAVVALSGAAGQRSARTDAEGNYSVASVPAGSYQATVTLFGYRTGTATIAVAAGQTTATDVRLADTEGFTISGAIADQLSGAPLAGTVTVLGTKYSATAGANGRFAVTGVPGPRSYTLKIDDGGRCAVPVYRTVQVTGDVTLPAVELGRRTDQPMAADGWWGGSFGYSCRLEPVEWIAGDQEVTKPEGYDSTAVKLPFRFSYFGKTYDTAYMSPAGLAQVGFWTVPFDGTNYPYEKFGHHTMNYGLSPLLGPRYDDGGARLFTRTAGTAPNRTFTMEFRDYAIFGQDVHFSYQVTLHERGDIVFAYRGLDAEDPQQAGSQTAVKLTDHSPDGRAAYRTAFTYSDMEPVLNSDRQIHFDLPSNGFVNGQVVDDATGEPVPNANVDLRDQNGWLTQRVSTDAGGGYRVQLMTGRQYTVSVLARPGYDAAPAQAVRLATDRQELTLRTELSSGSIGVPDAVTPKPGKPVEIALRNNGDVPLDWQARLSVPQPPGAAPGTEISKFLSGGLPTAVEEIDGQYWVADLLGQNIVQVTASGAPTGAVVPLDAIADAVGAGDQLTVVTDLAWVPDRSLLCMTTYRVTTAIACVDPRQPSRVSVLPTGYRSDVQLVGLTYDAGQDRFITVAQSQQGGFQSQIRRLAGFGHTDPGEVLGTCMYPRQAAGLAFNPAARSLWAHTRDFGDGLGHNLSVYRQLDPETCAEQSSLPVPEYSVQGVPGTSVDIDAQGNLVTTFPGGVVITVATSDPVLPKPRWASLPQDAGTLAPRGKASLPVNVSWPEGVSQLTLTIRGNGGAEPVRTVTLHRPH; from the coding sequence GTGGCGCTGACGGCCGCGATGGCCGGCGTACCGTCGGCTACGGCCGCGTCCGGAACCGGGCCCGCGCCTGCGCCGGCCAGGCCGGAGAAGATCGCCCCCGCCCTGCAGAAGAAGTTCGCTGCCGACAGCACCGAACCGCAGGACTTCTGGATCACCTTCGGGCCGGCCGCCGACATCTCGGCGGCCGCCGGGATCGCGGACTGGACCGAGCGTGGCCGGTACGTCGTCGACCGGCTCACCCAGGCCTCCAAGACCGCACAGGCCGCGGCCCGGGCGATCCTCGACAAGGCCCACGCGGACTACACGTCGTACTGGGTGTCCAACGCGATCCGGGTGCGCCACGGTGACTACGCCCTGGCACAGAAGCTGACCGGCGCCCCAGAGGTGCGCGCTCTCGTCGCGCCGGCGTCGTACCACCAGGCCGAGCCGGTGCGGACGACCGCTGCCGCCGAGGCGGCCGGACCGGAGTGGGGTGTCCGGGACATCAAGGCGGACCAGGTCTGGGAGAAGTACGGCGTCCGTGGCGACGGCATCGTCATCGCGAGCATCGACAGTGGAACGGAGCTGAGTCACCCGGCGCTGGTGAACCAGTACCGTGGAACGAACCCCGACGGGACGTTCAGCAACGACTACAACTGGCTCGACACGTCCGGCGCCTCGCAGTTCCCGGCCGATCGCCAGGGCCACGGCACGCACACGATGGGCACCATGGTCGGCGACGACGGCGGGCCGAACCAGGTCGGCGTCGCACCGGGGGCGCGCTGGATCGAGGCGAACGGGTGCTGCGCGTCGGACGAGACGCTGCTGCGGGCTTCGCAGTGGATGCTCGCGCCGACCAAGCAGGACGGCAGCGCGCCGGACCCGTCGAAGCGGCCGAACATCGTCAACAACTCGTGGGGTTCCACCGAGCCGAGCAACGACCCATTTCTCGAGGATATTCAGCAGGCCTGGGCGGCCTCGGGCATCTTCGGCGTCTGGAGCAACGGCAACGAGGGTCCCGAGTGCAACACGGCAGGCACCCCGGGCAGCCGGACGCTGAACTACGCGGTCGGCGCCTACAGCGAGAGCGGCGCGATCGCGGACTTCTCCAGTCGTGGCCCGGGCCAGGACGGCGACATCAAGCCGAACCTCGCCGCGCCGGGTGACCTGGTCCGGTCCAGCTACCTGGACGGCCGCTACGCGCTCATGAGCGGTACGTCGATGGCGGCGCCGCACGTCTCCGGCGCCGTCGCGCTGCTGCTGTCGGCGCATCCGGAGCTGATCGGTGACGTCGCACGGATCCGGCAGTTGCTCGACCAGACGGCCCGCGACGTCGACGACACCCGGTGCGGCGGCACCGCGGCCGACAACAGTGTGTACGGCGAGGGCCGCCTGGACGCGCTGGCGCTCGTCGAGGCGGTCGACTCCGGAGCTTCCGGCGCGATCACCGGCAAGGTGACCAACAGCGTCGGCACGCCGCTCGCGGGCGCGGTCGTCGCACTGTCCGGAGCGGCTGGGCAGCGCTCCGCGCGAACCGATGCCGAGGGCAACTATTCGGTCGCGAGCGTTCCGGCCGGCAGCTACCAGGCGACGGTGACCCTCTTCGGCTACCGGACCGGGACGGCGACGATCGCGGTGGCGGCGGGGCAGACCACCGCCACCGACGTACGATTGGCCGACACCGAGGGCTTCACGATCTCCGGAGCGATCGCCGACCAGTTGAGCGGCGCACCGCTCGCCGGGACCGTGACCGTGCTCGGCACGAAGTACTCGGCGACCGCGGGTGCGAACGGCCGGTTCGCGGTGACGGGGGTTCCCGGCCCGCGGAGCTACACGCTGAAGATCGACGACGGCGGCCGGTGCGCCGTTCCGGTCTACCGCACTGTCCAGGTCACCGGGGACGTCACGCTGCCCGCAGTCGAGCTCGGCCGCCGGACCGACCAGCCGATGGCGGCCGACGGGTGGTGGGGCGGCAGCTTCGGGTACTCCTGCCGACTCGAGCCGGTCGAGTGGATTGCCGGCGACCAGGAGGTCACCAAACCGGAGGGCTACGACTCGACCGCGGTGAAGCTGCCGTTCCGGTTCAGCTACTTCGGGAAGACCTACGACACGGCGTACATGAGTCCGGCGGGTCTCGCGCAGGTCGGGTTCTGGACCGTTCCGTTCGACGGCACCAACTACCCGTACGAGAAGTTCGGGCACCACACGATGAACTACGGGCTGAGCCCGCTGCTCGGCCCGCGGTACGACGACGGCGGCGCGCGGCTCTTCACCCGGACGGCCGGCACCGCGCCGAACCGGACGTTCACGATGGAGTTCCGCGACTACGCGATCTTCGGCCAGGACGTGCACTTCAGCTACCAAGTCACGCTGCACGAGCGCGGTGACATCGTCTTCGCGTACCGCGGCCTCGACGCGGAGGATCCGCAACAGGCCGGCTCGCAGACGGCCGTCAAGCTGACCGACCACAGCCCGGACGGGCGTGCTGCCTATCGCACGGCCTTCACGTACTCCGACATGGAGCCGGTGCTGAACAGTGACCGGCAGATCCACTTCGACCTGCCGTCCAACGGTTTCGTCAACGGACAGGTCGTGGACGACGCGACCGGCGAGCCTGTGCCGAACGCGAACGTCGACCTGCGTGATCAGAACGGCTGGCTGACCCAACGGGTGAGCACCGATGCCGGGGGCGGCTACCGGGTGCAGCTGATGACCGGCCGGCAGTACACCGTCTCGGTCCTGGCCCGGCCCGGGTACGACGCGGCGCCGGCGCAGGCCGTCCGGCTGGCCACCGACCGGCAGGAGCTGACGCTGCGAACCGAATTGTCCAGCGGGTCGATCGGTGTGCCGGACGCGGTGACGCCGAAACCGGGCAAGCCGGTGGAGATCGCCCTGCGCAACAACGGCGACGTACCGCTGGACTGGCAGGCGCGGCTGTCGGTGCCGCAGCCACCGGGCGCGGCACCGGGGACCGAGATCTCGAAGTTCCTGTCCGGAGGACTGCCGACCGCGGTCGAGGAGATCGACGGCCAGTACTGGGTCGCCGACCTCCTCGGTCAGAACATCGTGCAGGTGACCGCCTCCGGTGCTCCGACGGGTGCCGTCGTACCACTCGATGCGATCGCCGACGCCGTCGGAGCCGGTGACCAACTCACGGTCGTCACCGACCTGGCCTGGGTGCCGGACCGTTCGTTGCTGTGCATGACGACGTACCGGGTGACCACGGCCATCGCCTGCGTCGACCCGCGACAGCCTTCGCGCGTCTCGGTCCTGCCGACAGGCTACCGGTCGGACGTGCAGTTGGTCGGTCTCACGTACGACGCCGGTCAGGACAGATTCATCACGGTCGCGCAGAGTCAGCAGGGTGGATTCCAATCGCAGATCCGCAGGCTGGCGGGCTTCGGGCACACCGATCCCGGCGAGGTGCTCGGGACCTGCATGTATCCGCGCCAGGCCGCGGGGCTCGCGTTCAATCCGGCGGCGCGGTCGCTGTGGGCCCACACGCGGGACTTCGGCGACGGCTTGGGGCACAACCTGTCCGTCTATCGGCAGCTCGATCCGGAGACCTGCGCGGAGCAGTCGTCGCTGCCGGTCCCGGAGTACTCCGTGCAGGGAGTGCCGGGAACCTCGGTCGATATCGATGCCCAGGGCAACCTGGTGACGACGTTCCCCGGAGGCGTCGTGATAACGGTCGCCACGTCCGACCCGGTCCTCCCGAAACCGCGGTGGGCGTCGCTGCCACAGGACGCCGGAACGCTCGCACCACGGGGTAAGGCGAGCTTGCCGGTGAACGTCTCGTGGCCGGAGGGGGTGTCCCAGCTGACGCTGACCATCCGTGGCAACGGAGGTGCCGAGCCCGTGAGGACGGTCACCCTGCATCGGCCACACTGA
- the tsaE gene encoding tRNA (adenosine(37)-N6)-threonylcarbamoyltransferase complex ATPase subunit type 1 TsaE, whose product MTDLHVVDATPEHADQIVAVIHHAFSARRVLDPPSTQLTENAATVTAAIEKHGGLLVLSDGSPAGAMLFEQTGDVLNLRRVSVDPRYQARGVASAMVGCAEEVAVRRGLARVNLIARIELPDTVEFWRRRGYSVVEQQAHNLIFAKAMPVELTVPAAEDMQAIGEELAGQLRAGDVLVLSGDLGAGKTTFTQGLGVGLKVRGAITSPTFVISRVHPSLVGGPALVHVDAYRIGGFAELDDLDLDASLEDAVTVVEWGHGLAEALAPDRLDIVVTRGDDDTDETRALRITPVGPRWAASGVRVSVLEKN is encoded by the coding sequence ATGACCGACCTGCACGTCGTGGACGCGACCCCCGAGCACGCCGACCAGATCGTCGCGGTGATCCACCACGCGTTCTCCGCCCGCCGGGTCCTCGACCCGCCGTCGACCCAGCTGACCGAGAACGCCGCCACGGTGACCGCCGCGATCGAGAAGCACGGCGGCCTGCTCGTGCTGAGCGACGGCTCACCGGCCGGCGCGATGCTGTTCGAACAGACCGGCGACGTCCTCAACCTGCGCCGCGTCTCGGTCGACCCGCGGTACCAGGCCCGCGGCGTCGCCTCGGCGATGGTCGGGTGCGCCGAGGAGGTCGCCGTACGGCGAGGGCTCGCCCGGGTGAACCTGATCGCCCGGATCGAGCTGCCGGACACCGTCGAGTTCTGGCGGCGCCGTGGGTACTCCGTCGTCGAACAGCAGGCGCACAACCTGATCTTCGCGAAGGCGATGCCGGTCGAGCTGACCGTGCCGGCTGCCGAGGACATGCAGGCGATCGGCGAGGAGCTCGCGGGGCAGTTGCGCGCGGGTGACGTCCTCGTGCTGTCGGGGGATCTCGGTGCGGGGAAGACGACGTTCACGCAGGGACTCGGAGTTGGGCTGAAGGTCCGCGGCGCGATCACGTCCCCGACCTTCGTGATCTCGCGGGTGCATCCGTCGCTGGTCGGTGGTCCCGCGCTGGTGCACGTCGACGCCTACCGGATCGGCGGGTTCGCCGAGTTGGACGACCTCGATCTGGACGCGAGCCTGGAGGACGCGGTCACCGTGGTCGAGTGGGGTCACGGGCTGGCCGAGGCGCTGGCCCCGGACCGGCTGGACATCGTGGTGACCCGTGGCGACGACGACACCGACGAGACGCGGGCGCTGCGGATCACGCCGGTAGGCCCGCGCTGGGCCGCATCCGGCGTCCGCGTGTCCGTACTGGAGAAGAACTGA